One Blastocatellia bacterium genomic window, CACCGAGCTGGCCACCGTCCATGCGCCCGTCGGGCTGCTGCCCATGAACCAGACGCCGTCGAAGCACATGTAATACATGTCACCGACCTTGATGATCTCCTTGTCGCTGTTGATGGCGCGGGCGAGCGAAGTCGTTTCGATGGGCTTGAACTGCGGCTCGCCATCGTATAGCACCTGTGGAGCTTTAAGCTCATTTTTATTGACGCGGGCGGTCTGCGGCACTTGCGCCAGCATGACGGCCTCGGCGGCCTGACGGGTGCCGGGCACCGAGGCCAGCACACGCGAGCGCGGATGTTCGAGCGGGATCATCTTGAAGTCGGGCGGCAGATTCGGCGTCGCAAAAGTCCAGGGCCCGGTAAAATCAGGTGCCGTGAACCAACGGCCTGCAACCAGGTAGTAGACCGGGCCGTTCTCGCCGAGGCGAAAGAGATCGCTTTCGGTGTTGCTCACCCACAGCAGTTTCGTGCCGGCTCCCGAGACCAGAAAGTATTTCGGCTCGCCCTGGAGCGCGATCAACTCGGCGGGCTGCGAGCTGACGAAGACCGTCGGCACGGGCCCCGTGTGCTTGCTCTTCAGGTGGTTGCGCACCTCTGTCCAGTTCTCTTCATTCGGCAGTTTCTTGAAGCTCGAAGGCAGCTTGTCGGCCGCCACCCACGGCCCTTTAATGTCGGAGGCTTGCAGCCAGGTCGCCTCATCGCGCAGATAAAAGGTGGAGGTCGGCCCGTATTGGAAGAGGTCCCAGTTGGTGTTGACGGCGAATTTCAAATCGTTTTCTCGAATGGGACTCCAGATGGGATCGCCGTCGATATTCAAGAGGATGGCGGGCGTCTTGCTGAAGAAGACCGTCGGCGGATCGGCTTTGATGCCGGGGACATTCTTGGGAATGATGCGGCTCTTGTCGAGCGCCGCCAGCACGCGGTCCAGCGCAATCACACGATCATAGTCGGGGATGGCCTTCTCGACCTCCGAGACGATCTCGCGCGTCTGCTCTTTCGCAAGCGACTGAAAATTCGCCTCGGTGATCTTGAGCACAGAGAAATTGACGAGGCGGTCTGCTAAGGAAACCTGTGTGTCCGCCTCGATCTTGAGGGTGCCGCGCGCCGGCTTCTCGACATCGCCGGTCGGGATGTACGAGACCGCCGCATAAGCGACCATGTGCTTCTGGTCGTCCCAGCTCGCGGCCTGTGGCTGATAGATCGTAAAGCTGGCGCCGCTCGGCGCTTTGTAGTTCCGCGGCCAGGGTTTTTCGACCTGCGGCCGTACGGGCGCGGCGGCAGCCTGCGGCGCAGGGGACGCAACCGGCGTGGGCGGCTGCTGCGCGAAGCCCGGCAGCGCGGGAAAGACACTGATCAGGCTAACGACCACAAGGGGAATCCATACTCGTTTCATAGCAATCTCGCTTTCCTTGTCCTATTGCCGGCAGGTTGAAACCTCGGCTCGCCTGCTTCAACGACAGACCGCAAGAACACAAGAACGGAAAGAACCGCCTCGCCAATTGGGCGAATCGCCGGGCCCAGATGCCGGCGATCCGCCCGGCCCCTGCGGAATCTACTTGCGCCGCGTCACGCCCATAACCTTGGATGGAAAACTCCCGAAGTTTTCCAGCTCCAGTCGGAGTTGCTCGGTCTTTTTGTCGGCCTCGATTTTGACCTGGGCCAGCCCAATGAAGGTGCCGGAGCCGCGCCCCTTCTCGTCGAAATAGATTTCGATGATCGAGAAGGGATAGTCGAGTGAGCGATTGCCGCTGCGAACTTCCCAAAAATTCTGCCAGCGCTCGAAGGCGGCGATGATGCGGCGTTTGCCGTTGACCTGCGCCTCGCGGACGACGAGCAGGTCACGGCGCGTCTGTCCGGTGGCGGCGATAAAGCCGAGGTTGTTCTTGTGAACGGCCTTCATGAAATCGTCCTGGCCTTCGCGGGCGAGGACGTTCAGATACTTCCCCGCCTCCTCGTCATTCGTCCGCGCCGTCAACGTCATAGTGAAGCCGATGGTTGCCATCCTGCCGTTCGTGTTGACGATGGTTCCCGTATAGACTTCCTTGGGATAGCCCTCTTCATTGTTTCCCGTCAGCTTCTCTTGCGCCGCCGCTGATACAGACAACAGCGAGCCGCAAATCAGTAGGAGGAGTGACCTGACCATTCGTTTCATCGCAAGCCTCGCTTTCACAACAGGTCGTCAGACAAGCGTGGGGCCGCTGAATGCTGCCTCGCGCCGCGTGCCTAAAAGCCTGCTCCACAGTCATTATATGGAGGGTCGAAGCGAGCCGGTAACTGTCAGTATTGACAGGACGTGTGCAAGAACCTGCGGCAAGGTTCGAGTCAAAGGCTTTCCTCTTGAGGGTCAGTTGGTGATTAAGGCGTTGGCGATGGTGCCGCCCAACGGAATGAATGCCGCTTCGACGATCAGCGGCTAACGGACGATGACCACCTGCCGCCCGGCGATCAGGGCGGCGATGATCCAGACGAGGAAAGGCACACTTCCTACTTCAAGCCGGCCATCCGGCATTTCGTGTGAGCTGCCGCCGGCCCGCGCGGCTACGATATATTTGCGATGCCTTTGTTGACGAGCAGTTGAATCTCGACGCGCCGGTTCTTGGCGCGACCTTCGGCGGTCGTATTCTCTGCCGCCGGCTTATCCTCTCCATAGCCAAAGGGCTGAACCAGCCGCTGCAAAGGCAGGTTGTGCTTCGTCACCAGGTAACCGATGACGGCGTTGGCGCGACGCTCACTCAGTTTGCGGTTGGCGGCGGTATTGCCGGTGGTGTCGGCGAAGCCGACGACCGCCACGACCCATCCCTTGGTGTTCTGAGTTTTGACCCAGGCGGCGGCGGTGTCAATTGTAGCCTTGCCTTTCGGGCCGAGAACCGACGAGCCTGTGGCGAACAGCACGGTGATCGTTCGCACGGGATCGTAATCGTCGAGGCCGTTGATACGGTTATGCGCCGAGGCGGCGGATTGCTTCGCCGCCTCGGCGGTGAGCTGCGCCTTCTTGGCGGCGGCGGCATTCTCCTCGCTCTCGCGGGCCAAGCGCCGCGCTTCTTCTTCGGCGGCGGCGAGGCGCTTGGCGTTATCTTCAGCAAGTTGTTCAACAGGATCAACGCGTGCCTTGAGCGCCTGCGCGGTCCTCAGGTCATCTTCGTCAAAGCGGATTTTGTCGGCGACGATCTGGCCCTGCGCGTTGCCGACGCCGCTGACTTCCAGGCGCAAGCCGCGCAGGATATAGCTGACGCCATACGCTTTGCCGCCGCGAAAGACGCCTTTCTTGTGGGTTTTCACGTCGGTATTCGGCGTCAGCGCCACCTCGCGCTCGACGCCCGTCTGATCACGAAAGGTGAATGAGTCGGCGTGGCGCTTGATGACGATGCCGATGATCTTCACCTGTTGCCCGTTGGGAACGGATTGTCTGAGCGAAATCGTCGCGGCCTGCGCACGGCCCGCCGGATTGCCAGACCCCATCAGCGCCCGCCCGCCCGCGATCAGCACGAAGGCGAAGGCGATTGCCGCCAACCACCTGATAATCTTTTTAGTCGTCATGGCCGCTCCTTCTCGTTGGGTGAAGGTCGAAGAGGTGGTCAGTTGCGTTTCGGTTTACCGTGAGCCAAGCAGGCAGATGATTCATCGGAAGATCAAGCCGCAACGTTTAACCACTCAAGCATTACCTCTCGCCTTCAGCCGGTTGCTGCTTTCTCAGCTCCGGCCTCAAGCTGGATTCCCAGCCGAGGCTCTGCCCTCGATTCTATGACCGGCGGCATACGGCGGAAACTGTCAAAACTGACAGCCTGGAGCGGTTTTCAATCGGGTGTAGCGCAATCTGTTAGATTGCGCGAGACAGTGCGCAAGCTAACAGATTGCGCCACAACGCAAACTCAATCGAAAACGGCTTCAGGCGGAAAAAAAGAAAGCGGCGACGATAGGCTTGCTTACAATGTCGGGCTGGCTGGGCCGACTGTGCCTCTGAGCGCGGTTGCCTGAGCCGCCTCCGCCTTCGGACCGTGCAGGCGTCGCCAGCTCAGGTAGGAGAGCGACATGATGGCGTTCACCATGAGGTAAAGCAGTAACGCCGCCAGTACGAGCCGCTGTTCGGGAAAGCAGGCGCCGGCGATGGCCAGCGCCACCGCCGGGTGCCGCGACGAGGTCGAGAGCGCCAGCACGACTTGCTGTTCGGGCTTCGGGCCGCCGAGCAGGTGGCCGGCGGCCAGCCCTAGAACGGCGAACGCCGTGATTGCCGCGAGCGTGCCGCCGCCGAGCAGCGAGACGGTGGCCGGCGACACAACGATCGGGATGGGCAGAAAGCTGACGCCGAGCATCACGATGGCCAGCCGCGATACCGGCGGCGCAATCCGCGCCGCAACCGCGGGCGCGCGATGTCGAATCAGCATGCCGGCGGCGAGCGGCACCATCACCGTGAGCAACACAATCTGCGCCACCGCCGCGGGCGGCACCTGCGCCGGCACATCAAAGGCGCTCGCACAGACCCAGACGCCGATGGGCACGAACAGAATCGCCAGCGCCGCCTCGGCCACCAGCAGGCTGAAGGTGAACGGGACGCCGCCGCCGGCCTTGAGTCCTTGCTTGGGAAAGAAGGGAGGGGCGGGCGAGAGCGAGAGCGCCACCAGCACGACTTTCACTGCCGGGTGCAGGTCGAACAGCGCGACCAGCGCCACCGTCACCAGCGGCATGACGACGTTCATCGCCAGCAGCGAGCGCAAAAACAGCTCCGCCCTGCGCCACAGATAGGTGAGATCATGAACCGTCACGTCGAGACCGAGACCGAAGACCAGCAAGACAATGCTCGCTTTCAACACCAGCGATGTCAGAGTCGCCAGTTTCATCAATGATGCTCCGCGCGTTGGTGTTTTGGTAAGCCGTGGATACTCACCGGAGGCAATACTCAAGTCCATCCTACAGGCCATCGGCAGCGGCGAATACTGTCAGCTTTGACAGGCGGGAGATAATCCGGCGGCCTTCGCCGGCACTGTCAATAGTGACAGTACCGGCTCACGGCCAGCGGCAATAGAATATGGCCGTCCGATGCTGCGAGCCGGAAGGGAACGAGTCGGGTGGTGAAGAAGTTTTCAAAGGCGGTAGGGAATGGGGCGCTGGCGCGAACACGCCTCGTCCTCGACGCGCTCCTGTTGATCGCCCTGATCACGCTGGCGGTCACGGGCTTTCGCCAGCCGCAGCCCCAGCAGGCCGATGTCATTCGCCCGGACCAATCCGCCGACGCTTTTCCCGGGCAGGCCCGCTATGCGCAGGCCAGGATCAAAGATCAGGGTGATTTCAAGCTCTGCTACGAACCCCGGATGACGCCTTGTCCGGGGGAGGCAACCCCGCGTGTCGCCATCCATCAGGCGGCCATCGAGTGCATCGTTGATTCGCTCAACGAGCGAATGGCGCTCCCCTATGACATCACTATCACCTTCAAAGAATGTGACGGGCCGGACGCGTCGTACGACGACGCCACGCATCAGGTTACTGTCTGTTACGACTTGATTGATGATTACTACGAGCTGTTCTCCACAGAGATAAAGGATGAGGCCGCACTCGACGCGGCCGTCAAAGGGGCGCTCGCCTCGGCTCTGTTTCACGAGCTGGGGCACGCGCTCATGGACGCCTGGAATCTGCCGATCACCGGCAAAGAGGAGGACGCCGCCGACCAGCTCTCGACGCTGATTCTCATCGAAGAGACCGAAGAAGGCGAGCAGATGGCGCTCGACGGCGCGCTCGCCTTCAAGCTTTACGCCGCGCTCGACGGCGGCGAAGAGAAAGCCTACTGGGACGAGCACTCGCTCGACGAGCAAAGGTTCTATGGCATCCTCTGCATGCTCTACGGGCATGACCCTGAAAAATACGAGCAAGTCATTAAAGACGGAACGCTGCCGGCGTCGCGCGCCGAGATGTGCAAAGACGATTACGCGAAGTTGAAGAAATCCTGGC contains:
- a CDS encoding DUF4344 domain-containing metallopeptidase; this encodes MKKFSKAVGNGALARTRLVLDALLLIALITLAVTGFRQPQPQQADVIRPDQSADAFPGQARYAQARIKDQGDFKLCYEPRMTPCPGEATPRVAIHQAAIECIVDSLNERMALPYDITITFKECDGPDASYDDATHQVTVCYDLIDDYYELFSTEIKDEAALDAAVKGALASALFHELGHALMDAWNLPITGKEEDAADQLSTLILIEETEEGEQMALDGALAFKLYAALDGGEEKAYWDEHSLDEQRFYGILCMLYGHDPEKYEQVIKDGTLPASRAEMCKDDYAKLKKSWQTLLAPFVKTSPESVAKIRMR
- a CDS encoding Na+-dependent transporter, encoding MKLATLTSLVLKASIVLLVFGLGLDVTVHDLTYLWRRAELFLRSLLAMNVVMPLVTVALVALFDLHPAVKVVLVALSLSPAPPFFPKQGLKAGGGVPFTFSLLVAEAALAILFVPIGVWVCASAFDVPAQVPPAAVAQIVLLTVMVPLAAGMLIRHRAPAVAARIAPPVSRLAIVMLGVSFLPIPIVVSPATVSLLGGGTLAAITAFAVLGLAAGHLLGGPKPEQQVVLALSTSSRHPAVALAIAGACFPEQRLVLAALLLYLMVNAIMSLSYLSWRRLHGPKAEAAQATALRGTVGPASPTL
- a CDS encoding OmpA family protein, whose product is MTTKKIIRWLAAIAFAFVLIAGGRALMGSGNPAGRAQAATISLRQSVPNGQQVKIIGIVIKRHADSFTFRDQTGVEREVALTPNTDVKTHKKGVFRGGKAYGVSYILRGLRLEVSGVGNAQGQIVADKIRFDEDDLRTAQALKARVDPVEQLAEDNAKRLAAAEEEARRLARESEENAAAAKKAQLTAEAAKQSAASAHNRINGLDDYDPVRTITVLFATGSSVLGPKGKATIDTAAAWVKTQNTKGWVVAVVGFADTTGNTAANRKLSERRANAVIGYLVTKHNLPLQRLVQPFGYGEDKPAAENTTAEGRAKNRRVEIQLLVNKGIANIS